TCAAGATCTACCGCCTGGACATCGCTGCTGTGGTAAGGACtctggggttagacagtacagagacaggtcattatggagcgggtaggggttagacagtacagagacaggtcattaaggagcgggtaggggttagacagtacagagacaggtcattaaggagcgggtaggggttagacagtacagagacaggtcattaaggagcaggtaggggttagacagtacagagacaggtcattaaggagcaggtaggggttagacagtacagagacaggtcattaaggagcaggtaggggttagacagtacagagacaggtcattaaggagcgggtaggggttagacagtacagagacaggtcattaaggagcaggtaggggttagacagtacagagacaggtcattaaggagtaggtaggggttagacagtacagagacaggtcattaaggagcgggtaggggttagacagtacagagacaggtcgttaaggagcaggtaggggttagacagtacagagacaggtcgttaaggagcaggtaggggttagacagtacagagacaggtcattaaggagcaggtaggggtgagacagtacagaggcaggtcattaaggagtaggtaggggttagacagtacagacaggtcattaaggagcaggtaggggttagacagtagagagacaggtcattaaggtgcgggtaggggttagacagtacagtgacaggtcattatggagcaggtaggggttagacagtacagtgacaggtcattaaggagcaggtaggggttagacaatacAGCGACAGGTCAttctggagcaggtaggggttagacagtacagacaggtcattctGGAGTGTATTTTGTGTATTGATATTgtgattatctctctctccaggtgatGTCTTATCTCACCACACTGCTCTATTTTCTACATGCCATCTTCTCTGCTCTGCGGTGGAAGAGCTCCTGAGGAATGAAGATCAACAAAGTTCAGACAGCCCTTGTTAAAATTAGAATCAATTAATCAGTTGAAGATGATATGGTGATATAATCCTATTAGATATCAGCATAGCATACGATCAGAATACTATACTGTAAAAAGTAGAGAACTTCAGCATCCTAAATATTCTGAGCAAAACATGTTATATAAACTATCTGAACCTCCCTGGATACCCTGACCCTCTAACCCTAATCTTCTttcactaaccctcaccctctatcCCTAATCTTCTATCACAAACcctcaccctctaaccctaaacctctatccctcaccctcaccctctatcCCTAACTCCAACTCTCTAACCTCCAGCAGTCTGAACTATTTTACTTGATTAAAGTAACGAGGAGACATTTTACAGTCTCAACAGGTCGTCTTAGTTAGTTAGTTTAgacagggctagggttagcttCAGCTAGCCATTTCAGTGAGTTAGTTTAGACCTGGGCTAGGGTTAGCTTCAGCTTGCCATTTCAGTGAGTTAGTTTAGACCTGCGCTAGGGTAAGCGTCAGTAGCCATTTCAGTGAGTTAGTTTAGACCTGGGCTAGGATTAGTCCAGGTCCCTTTTTTTATGTTTCCGTTAATATTcgcaaaaaaaactaaaacatatACACTTGACATTTGAATCTGAGAtgtgtaataaatatatttgatattAATTTGACCCGTCTGAATTATTTCAGAATATATAGAATATCCCTTACAATACCAGCTCCTAACTGGTTACCCTGAATGTGAGGACTCATGGACCTAGTTGCGTCTTGCTTATGATCTCTACAAAGAAATTGAACAAATTGAAAGTGTGGCATGTTTTATTGTGTTCAGGTTTGACCCAGAATATGACATTGGAACATCCTCTCATTTCTGTTTTAACCTCTTTGTATGTTGGTGGTTGTACGTCATGACACATCGTCATGACGACGTCATGAAACGTCATGTCCTGTCGTCATGTCCTGTCGTCATGTCCTGTCGTCATGACGATGTCAGGGGCAGTCCAGGTCCCCAGTGGCCCCGTCTCCTGGGCGGTCCTGATGCGGCGTCGTCGTGGTGGTTACCAGATGGTGCGTTTGGCCGAGGCCCAGACGGAGCGCTTGGAGCCCTGCGCCACGCGCACGTCGGCCCAGTGCAGCCGGGCGTCCGGGGCGTGGTCCTGGGGCTCTGCGTCGGGCCGGGCCCCGCCCTCCGGCCGCgccaccagcagggggaggggcccccGCTCCCCCTGGAACTCCACCACGTTCAGGCGCTGCCGGTCGGCCCGCGACTGGTGGGTCTCCTGCCCAACACACGCCCCACACGCGACATCATCAGCATCACGACGTCATCAGCATCACAACATCATCagcatcatgacatcatcagcatcatcagcatcatAACATCATCCTCATAtgaaatcatcatcatcatgacatGATCATGACATTagcatcatgacatcatcatcttaATGATTTGTTTCAATGGAATTTCATATAAATCTATTTAAATGCCAAAACAGTCTGATGGCCGGTGAACAGAGAGTACCTGATTGGCCAGGCCGGTGAACAGAGAGTACCTCATTGGCCAGGCCGGTGAACAGAGAGTACCTGATTGGCCAGGCCGGTGAACAGAGAGTACCTGATTGGCCAGGCCGGTGAACAGAGAGTACCTGATTGGCCAGGCCTGTGAAGAGAGAGTACCTGATTGGCCAGGCCTGTGAAGAGAGGGTACCTGATTGGCTAGGCCGGTGAACAGGGCCCTAGTGATGTTCAGCAGGTTGGTGGAGCCGTCCACCTTGCAGTACATGTCCTGAATCCCCATCAGTTTACACATAGTGATGACCGCCCGGTGGCAGTGGAGACCGTAACCTGGAGACATACAAGGAGAAGGACGGAGAAGGACGGAGAAGGACGgacagggacagacagggacagacagacggggacagacagacagacacaaaagtAAATTATAATTGAATTCTGATAAACTGAATCAGTGGCAGATTATCTGACAAATGGAAGACTGAGGACATCCctgacgagagagggagaatgagaaagagagactgacctctgacctctcagactaacctctgacctctcagaCTGACCTTGGTGCTGCTTCTTCATGCGGAGGGTCGTCTTCTTAAACGTAGATTCAATGTCGTGATAAACTGGAAGAAAAACACAAGGTttcagcgcgcacacacacacacacacacacacacacacacacacacacacacacacacacacacacacacacacacacacacacacacacacacacacacacacacacacacacacacacacacacacacacacacactcactggtgTGGTTGTCGTATCTCTCGATGTAGTACAGGTAGTGGACCGCTCGATTCTTCGCCTGCACAAAATGAAGATGTCACCCGAGGTTAAGATGTCACCCTAGGTTAAGATGTCACCCTAGGTTAAGATGTCACCCGAGGTTAAGATGTCACCCTAGGTTAAGATGTCACCCTAGGTTAAGATGTCACCCCTAGGTTAAGATGTCACCCCTAGGTTAAGATGTCACCCCTAGGTTAAGATGTCACCCCTAGGTTAAGATGTCCCCCCTAGGTTAAGATGTCACCCTAGGTTAAGATGTCACCCTAGGTTAAGATGTCACCCTAGGTTAAGATGTCCCCCTAGGTTAAGATGTCACCCTAGGTTAAGATGTCACCCTAGGTTAAGATGTCACCCCTAGGTTAAGATGTCACCCTAGGTTAAGATGTCACCCTAGGTTAAGATGTCACCCTAGGTTAAGATGTCACATGAGGTTAAGATGTCACCCTAGGTTAAGATGTCACCCTAGGTTAAGATGTCACCCTAGGTTAAGATGTCCCCCCTAGGTTAAGATGTCACCCTAGGTTAAGATGTCACCCTAGGTTAAGATGTCACCCTAGGTTAAGATGTCCCCCCTAGGTTAAGATGTCACCCTAGGTTAAGATGTCCACCCTAGGTTAAGATGTCACCCTAGGTTAAGATGTCCCCCCTAGGTTAAGATGTCACCCTAGGTTAAGATGTCCTCCCTAGGTTAAGATGTCACACTAGGTTAAGATGTCCCCCCTAGGTTAAGATGTCACCCTAGGTTAAGATGTCACCCTAGGTTAAGATGTCACCCTAGGTTAAGATGTCCTCCCTAGGTTAAGATGTCACCCTAGGTTAAGATGTCACCCTAGGTTAAGATGTCCCCCCTAGGTTAAGATGTCACCCTAGGTTAAGATGTCACCCTAGGTTAAGATGTCACCCTTTgcattttttatgctttatgacaagagtgagaaagacaggaaggtatgggagatagaaGGGAGGTCATGgagcaaaggaccacgggcaggattcgaaccggggtcgCTGCGATCAGGACCGAGCCTTAAATGGTTCCAACTGCGCTACCGGGGCGTACCTCAGATGACCCCTTAAGTTAAGACCGTTTTTATATGATTCTGGGTTCCCCCTTAAAGTGAGTTTTCGGTGAGTTGATCACCTTTCATGTGATGAGGACAGGGTCATGTGATGAGGACAGGGTCAGGTGATGAGGACAGGGTCAGGTGATGAGGACAGGGTAATGTGGTTGATGAATGGATTAtattggctgggggggggggggggggggggatttgattTGATATTTGATACACAGGTATCAAATATCTAAATATTGAAGAAAGCAGAGCGTGAGTTCTCCTTACCTTTCTCAGGGCTGTTGTCCTGTCAGCTGCTTTACCGAGAGCAAACCCTGAGAGGAAACAGTTGCTTTAGATCTGCTCTACATAGAGCAGCTAGACCCGCACTAGATAGAGCGGCTAGACCCGCACTAGATAGAGCAGCTAGACCGCCTCTACATAGAGCAGCTAGACGGCCTCTACATAGAGCAGCTAGACCTCCTCTACATAGAGCAGCTAGACGGCCTCTACATAGAGCAGCTAGACCGCCTCTACATAGAGCAGCTAGACCGCCTCTACATAGGGCAGCCGGACCTGCTCTACTTAGAGAAGCTGGAACTGCTCTACCTAGAGCAGCTAGACCTGCTGTACTTAGATCTGCTAGACCTCATCTATATAGAGCAGCTAGACCTAGTCTACATAGAGTGGCTAGACCTCCTCTACAAAAATCTGCTTATCTCCTCTACATAGAGCAGCTACACCTCGTCTACACAGAGCAGCTAGACCCTCTCTACATAGAGCAGCTTCATCACAGAGCTGACCTGCTGCCCCGTTGCCGTTGCCCACGGCCACCAGACAGCTGATggacctcttcctcccctccttggCTGTCATGTTGAAAACACTCTTCACCTAGTAAACAACAAACAGACATTTCACATTGTAAACAACAAACATTTCACCTTGTGAACAAGAAACATTTCAATAAGTTAACAAACAACAATTTCATTAATTAGACAACAAAATTGTACAGGCCTACAGTAGCTGTTCCCCAGTTAAGAACAGTTAGCTGATGGTTTGGTAATCTTAAAGGTGCAGTTTCTTTACCATAAAGGGGCAGGGTGTTTACCATAAAGGGGCAGTGTGTTTACCATAAAAAAGGGGAGTGTGTTTACCATAAAAAAGGGGAGTGTGTTTATCTTAAAGTGGCAGTGCGTTTACCTTAAAGGTTGAGCCCTTTATATCTGCAGTATATAGGGGGTCCTCTTCCACGGGGTGCGCCATATTTGAATGGTGGCCCGGGTTG
This genomic window from Gadus macrocephalus chromosome 15, ASM3116895v1 contains:
- the mrps5 gene encoding 28S ribosomal protein S5, mitochondrial; its protein translation is MGITCILSEDAHVNRLVLLKDPTDPTWRPFSLGAPLQASGAAVVLGSLQRTLLQPVRHGSFFNKLTADELWRGVLAETGAGARKGRGKRTKRKMKTDLNRGQNIGEGRAGFLWPGLNAPVFRAGAPQAVSRRGDAEQLEMQAELVRSRDEWEKRRRMKVKRGRGWTGNSWGGISLGAPDPGPNGESFEDFDSRVIEVKSVFNMTAKEGRKRSISCLVAVGNGNGAAGFALGKAADRTTALRKAKNRAVHYLYYIERYDNHTIYHDIESTFKKTTLRMKKQHQGYGLHCHRAVITMCKLMGIQDMYCKVDGSTNLLNITRALFTGLANQETHQSRADRQRLNVVEFQGERGPLPLLVARPEGGARPDAEPQDHAPDARLHWADVRVAQGSKRSVWASAKRTIW